The DNA window CTTTTGAAGTTCATTGCAAACTCCTTCTACCTCTGTTTATGTTGCATTTTTTTAGTTGTTTAATttcatttctttgtttctttgtttgtggGTCACTCTTGAATTATGTTCTTGCTTTcgcaaaatgtttatttcagtttaataTTATTATCTTGTTATTTATATTAAACTGATATGGGCCTAAATTCAGAAacaaatgtctctttttttccaccgAAGGACGAACTATTAATAAGTTGAAAACCTCACGGCGTTTTGGCctggaaaagagcagcagagtgaGACCTCCTGTACGCACCGTAGCCTCGCCACGCCTCCTTCCATGGCGCTCTTCCGCCAGTTAAAATACAGTTTAAATCGTCTCAATCTTGTCAAGTAAGCAGACGTGATTAAAGTAATTCATGTTTGTGGGGGGAAACGCCATCACCTGTTGAAAACCTTCTTCAGGTGACCTTTGCCGGCGTTATTAAACATGTTGTGTAACATGTGACCGGCTGTCTTCCTGGTCGCTGGACGCGTCGCATTAAATCGGGCTCAAGAAAGCAACATTGCGTCATTCTCCTATCTATATGCATCTATAGGTGAACAGAATGTACAGTCATGTTTAGTCGGGCACTTGGATTTTCCCGGATATCTGGTTTAACCAGATTGAGCAGCGTCAGCTGGCCAAGAGTGGCTCCAGCACTGTGCAGACACCAGCATCGGACCTTCGACTCTGAATCTACGCAGGTCAAAGTGAGTtatcagcttttctttttaaaaaaaaaaacaacactttaatTACTCAGTCTTATGCACGTCTTTTCTAATTAGCAATGTGTGACGGGTAACGTCAATAACACGTCATCCCTCCACGAACGCCGCTTGTGTGTGTCGAAATGTTCGATTAAGATGCTTTAGATAAACCACGCACTCTATTTTGCGGTTATTTaaggtttattttaattttcatgAACATAATATCTAGTGTGAATGGAGCCATGCTGTGCGCAAGAGCTCCCAAAGATGTTTTATGTGGGAAGAGCACTCACACGGTCGGAAGCATGGTGTGCGTCAACGTAGTTAAAATGTCACAAAGTGTTGAAAAACATATTCCGTCATTTTTTAGGGGTGCGGGTTGCTCTTTCTTTAGAATGTTTACCTGTCAAGAAGGATAATTCACTTCAAACCTCGTTATTAAGTACAGCAGTTGAACACGAGTCGACATGTGACTTTATCTAATGGTGCATAACGGGGTGAAAAATCCTGCGTTAATGCTGAAGTATAAAtcaaattaataataaattagTATCACCTCAAAAGCTGTGACCTCCGGAGGGTACAGAACCGGGCCAGTAGTTTATCCTGTTCGGCGCAACTGAACTTCAGCTCAACAGCTGAACCGGTTGGCAGCTCAGACACGAACCGTTGTTGGGAATGTCACACTCCACTTACCATAAAAGGGGCCCCTCAGCTCCCGCTAACGCAACAATGTAACTTAATTTATGACAACGTGACTTCCGAAATAATTACAGTCTGGAAGAGAAACGAGAATCCTGGAgcaggctgcagctgttggacctTCTTCAATAACTTCTCCTGAGGAGATATTGAACTATTGACCACAGTTATCAGTTTAAAgaatgctgctgttgttgcgtTTATGTGTCGCAGTGGTGTAAAGGGTTAGGTATGCCGCTCAGGTTAGCACCTTTGGTCCTGGATCCAAActatttgacctttgaccttgactgAAAGGTGACTGTCTCTGCCTTTCTTAAATATTGCTCAACATTAATGATGCGCTCCCGCCTGAGGCGACGCTGGATCTCTATGCCCTGAAGAAGAATTCTACTAATTCTAGATCTGCTTTTTCTGCTCTCGGCAGGACATTAATATTGACTCTTGGATTTGAATGAGGAAAACTGGTTTGGTCAGTAATGATCTGTGCTGTGTCAGGTGCTGTATGATGGACTGTGTCCAATATGTGTCGCCGAGATCCGCTTCCTTCAGTTCGTGCAGAGAAATATTAAGCCCGGGAGGGTGAATTTCGTTGATATCTCACTGGCCGGTTACGATGGAGCCAAACACGGTAACGTCAGCTATGAGATGGCCATGGAGGTGATGCACGTGATCGACGAGAAAGAGCAGGTGAGTGAGCAGGTCCTGCAATATTTAGCAGAGTTtgggtgggtttttttaaccagtgtTCTGATGGAGTGCAACCTTCTGTGTGCTAACAGGTCCACCGGGGGGTCCCTGCCTTCGCAGTGATGTACAGCGCGGTGGGCCTCGGCTGGCTCGGCCGCTTGATGATGTCGGCCCCCGTGAGGCCTCTGATGGACCAGGCTTATGCCGTTTTTGCAAGGAATCGCCTGAAGTGGACGGGACGCGGAGAGGAGTGCAGCAAAGGACGCTGTGAAAAGAGAACACGCTGAATATGGACTGTATCAAAGTTCCTCATGAATAATTACATCGGAAATATAACGGTACACACGTTATCACAACCACTGAACCAAATCATCAGAAGAGCTGTAAAAACATAATGTGATTAAAACAAATACACTCAAGGTATTGTTCctagtattattattactaatttTATGCAGTATTCAACCATTGTAAAGGCTTTAGTGGGTTAAAAAGAAGCATGAAAAGCTGCAGAAGGCAGAATAAAACACAGCTGTAAATGGGAACAGGAAATCTCTGAAGCTAAATACAAACAATTTCCTGACGATGGACAGAAATCCAGTAGAACTCGGAGGTATAAAATGTCCCAAAGTTGCCACTAGATGTCAACATGAGCCTGAAACGGCTGTGGCTGGAGGTGGCTGGTGACGTCATCGTTTCGCTTTTATTGGTATAACTTTTCTATAGCACTACTTCTATAAAGTAGGCAGACAATACTACCACTAGTTAGATTTACTGCAGATTTAGtagtgatattttttttaaagatcatCTAGGCTCCATTAATCCTCATTAATCAATAACGATATCGGAACCCTGCACGTGTCGGATATCAACACATCCTCGTGGGCCTGTAAACACATCCTGCACGTGCGCACAGGTGATTGGCGTCACGTGTTGAGGTGTGCGTATAGGTCTGTTTTGGCCTATGatgaatgccccccccccccccacacacacacacacacacacacaaacacactaatTTTAGCCCTCAGgtcagcagctacagcaacatgACTTTAACTGTGCGGCccacccacaaccccccccccaccccccccccccccccccaccctcaccacGCACACCAGTTCAGCCAATAGGACTTGAGTCCAAGAGCAAAGGGTCACGTCAAGTTCACAAAGCAGAGGGAATGTCCTCCCTGAGAGATCTAATGGGAGAAGCCTTGAACTGATTCCTCTAATGAGCCATTTGTCCCGAGAGGAGCGCGAAGGCGCCGGAGTTCCAGGCAGATCGTCAGACGTCCTTCACAAGTCCTCCTTGTAAGGTTAGTGTGGTTGTCAGGTACTCATGACCTTCCTCTACTGGAGCGGACAACAAAGCTCAGGTCGCCGTGGTTACTGGGGTTTTCAGACCAATAAGCTACAAATACATAAGAGCAGGGCAGCACCTTTCCAAGGGTTCTATGACCTTGCAgggcagatgtttgtgtttgttgcctggccgtgtgtgttattgtgttctCTGCGCTCATGTTACATAGCAGGAGCGCACACCTGACACGAGGATCGCACACAAATAGCTTACGCAGAACTGTGAACCGTGAAGGGGAAAGTGTGACTCCAGCGTGTGACAACAGACGAGGCCTTCAGGGCTTCTGCTTTAGGTCTTATTATATTTACTCTCATGTTATTGTTAGAATTCAGCATTTCTGGAGTCTTTAATACATGTCAACAGATTCCAGAAGATAACTGCTTTTCACACCAGTGTGCTGACATTGTTATTTTAAGTATTCACAGTTATTTGTCAGTGTATTATTATTCATTTAGTAGCGTTGTCATCAGGCCTAATTAGCCCTTCTTAATTAGCCTCTGTTAGTCTTAGCATGCTAGTATAAATGTCAGGCAAACATATTGGCAACAGTCCTGATTAACATGCTAGTGTTGATGTGTTTTGTTACTCAGTtatctatttttttcctccctatTTAAGCTGCTACGGGCTAAACCAGTAAACCGCGGTGGAATTTGGACTTTAATTTCTGCTCACATCCCTGCGTCAGACATGGGTCGCTACCTCAGTGCCTACTTGTGTTCAAGTGCTGCGAACAAGACATTGAGGTCATTCTGCAAGATTAGGTACCTAATGATCCTTCTCAGGAGGTGCCCGTGTCAGCCTGAAGCATCCCTCCGCCT is part of the Takifugu flavidus isolate HTHZ2018 chromosome 8, ASM371156v2, whole genome shotgun sequence genome and encodes:
- the LOC130530216 gene encoding uncharacterized protein LOC130530216 — protein: MFSRALGFSRISGLTRLSSVSWPRVAPALCRHQHRTFDSESTQVKVLYDGLCPICVAEIRFLQFVQRNIKPGRVNFVDISLAGYDGAKHGNVSYEMAMEVMHVIDEKEQVHRGVPAFAVMYSAVGLGWLGRLMMSAPVRPLMDQAYAVFARNRLKWTGRGEECSKGRCEKRTR